The following is a genomic window from Halodesulfovibrio marinisediminis DSM 17456.
TGCGAGAGCGTTTGGAAGGATGTGTTGTGCGATAATACGGGCTGAAGAGGCTCCTGCAAGGCGTGAAGCCGCTACGAAATCCCTTTCTCGCAGGCTCAGCGTTTCAGCGCGAACAAGTCTGGCAACGCCCATCCATGAGGTGAGCCCAATCACTATCATTATATTGATCAAGCTTGGTTCAAGAAAGGCGATAACAGAAAGAATGAGGAAAAATGACGGGAAGCAGAGCATAACATCGACAAAACGCATGATAGCTTCATCAACCCAGCCACGGAAGTAGCCCGCAATGAGTCCAAGTACCAGCCCGATAGAAATAGAAATGCCGACTGCTACAAAACCTACCCACAAGGAAATTCTTGCACCATGAAGCATTCGGGAGAAGACATCACGTCCGAGAGCATCAGTTCCCATGGGATGTCCCCATGAAGGTGGCTGAAGGATATAGTCAAGATTCAACGCATCAGGATCGAACGGTGAAATGAGAGGCGAGAATATTGCAGCAAGCGTCATTGTTCCTACAATGATAAGGCCAATGAAGAGCATGCCGTATTTGCTCCAGAAGGCACGTGAAGTGATAGGAAGCATTATGCGCTACCTCCTCCTGTTCGAATTCGCGGGTCGGCTAGGCCGTAGCAAAGGTCTGCAAGCATATTACCTGCAAGAGTAAGTACTGCACCAAGCACAAGGTTCCCCATGATCATAGGATAGTCACGAGCTAGAACGGACGTGTAGAAAAGTTGCCCCAATCCAGGCAGGGCAAAGATAGATTCGATAATAACCGAACCGCCAATGAGGCTCGGAATGGAAAGACCGAGAATAGTGATAACCGGAAGCAGGGCGTTACGTAGCGCATGCTTATAAATAACAGTGCGTAACGGTAGTCCCTTAGCTTTGGCGGTCAGAATAAAGTCTTGTCGCAATACTTCCAGCATGGAAGAGCGCATAAAGCGGGACATTCCCGCAAGGCTTCCAAAAGTATAAATAAACACAGGCATAACGAGATGCTGTGCTAGGTCTCCAAGCTTTCCCCAGAACGACAGGTTGTCGTAATCCAGAGAAGTAAGACCGGAAATGGGAAGCCATTGCAGGTAAATACCAAAGTATAACATTAGCAGTAGAGCAAGCCAGAATCCGGGCATGGCGAAGCCAATAAAGACAAAGACCGTACTTGCTTTGTCAAACCATTGCCCTTGATAGTAAGCAGCTCCCACCCCTATCGGAATAGCAAAGAGCAGGGTAAGTACGAGCGCCGCAACGTTCATACCGATAGTAAGCGGCATGCGTTCTTTAATTTTATCCCACACCGGACGATTGTCGCCGGACATGGACTTACCGAAATCAAATTGCACGATGCGTTTGACCCATCTATAATATTGAACATGCACTGGCTGATCCAGACCATACAGACGTTCAAGGCGGGCGCGGGCTGCCGCACCCACCTGTGGGTTCAATGTAGTCTGTAAATCGGTAGGAGAGCCGGGAGCAAGGTGAATAACCCAAAAGCTAATGACCGTGATTCCAAACAGAATCATTATAGTCATGCCAAGCTTCTTACAAATTCTATATAAGACGCGGCGGAGGATAACTGAAGGAGTTATCGCGCTCGCAGGCACATGTTCCATAGTAGAGTTCTACTCCGAGTTTCTGAGCCACTGTCCCATTTTTTGAACAGTTTCGTTCCAATCATTGGAAAGACGAGTTTCAAGGAAGCTTCTGTACGCATCATCCAGAAGCGTAAGGCAGCTTTCGATCAGGTATATCTTTTCGAGGAAAGGACCATCAACATCGTCTTCCTCATTGGCGTCAGCTTTTTCAACCTTAGGCGTTTTAAGACTGCCAAGTGAAAAATCTTCTGCCTTTAATGTAAGTTGCCATGCTTCTGTATCTTGTTCAATACGAATTAATGCACGGGTAACTTTTTTCCCCATAGATAAGCC
Proteins encoded in this region:
- a CDS encoding ABC transporter permease, whose translation is MLPITSRAFWSKYGMLFIGLIIVGTMTLAAIFSPLISPFDPDALNLDYILQPPSWGHPMGTDALGRDVFSRMLHGARISLWVGFVAVGISISIGLVLGLIAGYFRGWVDEAIMRFVDVMLCFPSFFLILSVIAFLEPSLINIMIVIGLTSWMGVARLVRAETLSLRERDFVAASRLAGASSARIIAQHILPNALAPVLVAATLGVAGAILTESALSFLGLGVQPPTASWGNMLLEGKQVLEIAPWLSMFPGCAILITVLGYNLLGESLRDLLDPRLKR
- a CDS encoding ABC transporter permease, with the translated sequence MEHVPASAITPSVILRRVLYRICKKLGMTIMILFGITVISFWVIHLAPGSPTDLQTTLNPQVGAAARARLERLYGLDQPVHVQYYRWVKRIVQFDFGKSMSGDNRPVWDKIKERMPLTIGMNVAALVLTLLFAIPIGVGAAYYQGQWFDKASTVFVFIGFAMPGFWLALLLMLYFGIYLQWLPISGLTSLDYDNLSFWGKLGDLAQHLVMPVFIYTFGSLAGMSRFMRSSMLEVLRQDFILTAKAKGLPLRTVIYKHALRNALLPVITILGLSIPSLIGGSVIIESIFALPGLGQLFYTSVLARDYPMIMGNLVLGAVLTLAGNMLADLCYGLADPRIRTGGGSA